One segment of Gordonia terrae DNA contains the following:
- a CDS encoding Nif3-like dinuclear metal center hexameric protein → MTSETRSEVTVGDVVAVVERAYPPVLAESWDAVGLVCGDPADSARDVLVCVDVTDAVVDAAVEAGAGIVVAHHPLLLRGVTSVAADTPKGRIVHRLIRSGIALLCAHTNADSARPGVSDALASVLGLRGTVPIDPKPIAAMDKWVVMVPEGNVEQVSEAMFAAGAGAIGDYRDCSWTVVGTGQFEAGEDASPTIGEIGMRTHVDEARVEMVATRGLRAGILRALRNAHPYEEPAFDVFELADLGSEVGLGRVGSLAEPMTLRDFVTEAARVLRTPTGVRAAGDPDALVQTVAVCGGAGDSLLDRVRGLGVDVYLTGDLRHHPVDESLRDGGPALVDAGHWATEFPWCAQVGTLLETELGAPVRVFDAPTDPFALHSAG, encoded by the coding sequence GTGACGTCGGAGACCCGTTCTGAGGTGACGGTCGGTGACGTCGTCGCCGTGGTCGAACGTGCCTATCCGCCCGTCCTCGCCGAATCGTGGGATGCGGTCGGTCTGGTGTGCGGCGACCCGGCCGATTCCGCGCGCGACGTCCTGGTGTGTGTGGACGTGACCGACGCGGTGGTCGACGCCGCGGTCGAGGCCGGCGCCGGGATCGTCGTCGCCCACCATCCGCTGCTGCTGCGGGGCGTCACCTCGGTGGCCGCCGACACCCCCAAAGGACGGATCGTGCATCGGCTCATCCGCAGCGGGATCGCACTGCTGTGCGCACACACCAACGCCGACAGTGCCCGGCCCGGTGTCTCCGACGCGCTCGCCTCTGTGCTCGGACTCCGCGGCACGGTTCCGATCGATCCGAAACCGATTGCAGCCATGGACAAATGGGTCGTGATGGTGCCGGAGGGCAACGTCGAGCAGGTGAGCGAGGCCATGTTTGCCGCGGGCGCGGGAGCGATCGGTGACTACCGGGACTGCTCCTGGACCGTCGTCGGAACGGGACAGTTCGAGGCCGGCGAGGACGCGTCGCCGACCATCGGCGAGATCGGGATGCGCACCCACGTCGACGAGGCGCGGGTCGAGATGGTCGCCACCCGTGGCCTGCGCGCCGGGATCCTGCGTGCTCTGCGCAACGCCCATCCCTACGAGGAACCGGCCTTCGACGTGTTCGAGCTGGCCGACCTGGGCAGCGAGGTCGGACTCGGTCGGGTCGGGTCCCTCGCCGAGCCGATGACACTGCGCGACTTCGTCACCGAGGCCGCCCGGGTGCTGCGCACCCCGACCGGCGTTCGCGCCGCGGGTGACCCGGACGCGCTCGTGCAGACCGTCGCGGTGTGCGGCGGGGCCGGGGACTCCCTGCTCGATCGTGTCCGCGGTCTCGGCGTCGACGTCTATCTGACCGGTGATCTCCGTCATCATCCGGTCGACGAGAGTCTGCGCGATGGGGGGCCGGCTCTGGTCGACGCCGGACACTGGGCGACCGAGTTCCCGTGGTGTGCGCAGGTCGGGACGCTGCTGGAGACCGAACTGGGGGCGCCGGTGCGAGTCTTCGACGCGCCGACCGATCCGTTCGCGCTGCACAGCGCGGGCTGA
- a CDS encoding spermidine synthase — protein MARTTAHPTPGRYDIDTGVAELSPDTIAGGWLLTINGAHSSHIHPDDPTALDFEYLRQMAAVIDERHPDTTDRLRVLHLGGAACALARHLDHRYPDARQVAVEIDAELARLVREWFDLPRAPKLRIRVGDARQVVESLLPGTRDVVVRDAFAGDRTPRHLTTTQFTERVRDVLTPGGLYLANCGDSRDLAGARAEAATVGAAFDHLALIADAAMFKGRRTGNIVIAGSDAPLEPSATLIRTLLSDPLPAQILSGDRAREFARGEALTDKA, from the coding sequence GTGGCCCGGACAACCGCACACCCGACGCCCGGTCGGTACGACATCGACACCGGCGTTGCCGAGCTGAGCCCGGACACGATCGCGGGCGGGTGGCTGCTCACGATCAACGGAGCCCACAGCTCGCACATCCACCCCGACGACCCCACTGCGCTCGACTTCGAATACCTGCGCCAGATGGCCGCCGTCATCGACGAGCGTCACCCCGACACCACCGATCGCCTCCGGGTTCTGCACCTCGGCGGCGCAGCCTGCGCACTGGCACGTCACCTCGACCACCGCTACCCGGACGCCCGTCAAGTGGCCGTCGAGATCGACGCCGAACTCGCACGCCTCGTCCGGGAATGGTTCGACCTCCCCCGCGCGCCGAAGCTGCGTATCCGCGTCGGCGATGCACGGCAGGTCGTCGAGTCGCTCCTGCCCGGCACGCGCGATGTGGTCGTGCGCGACGCCTTTGCCGGCGACCGCACCCCGCGGCATCTGACGACCACCCAGTTCACCGAGCGTGTGCGCGATGTCCTCACCCCCGGTGGCCTGTACCTGGCCAACTGCGGCGACAGCCGCGACCTCGCCGGCGCCCGGGCCGAAGCCGCGACCGTCGGAGCCGCGTTCGACCATCTGGCGCTCATCGCCGATGCCGCGATGTTCAAGGGCAGGCGCACCGGCAACATCGTGATCGCAGGCAGCGACGCACCGCTCGAACCCTCGGCGACACTCATCCGCACTCTGCTCAGTGACCCACTACCGGCTCAGATCCTCTCCGGGGACCGCGCTCGGGAGTTCGCCCGCGGTGAGGCCCTCACCGACAAGGCGTGA
- a CDS encoding cobalamin biosynthesis protein: MLVGFVLDDLFGDPARGHPVAGFGRLTGAVERRIYRDSRRAGVGLVGVMVGSTVVLAVAADRRATGIAGVAMTAASTWIALGGTSLCRVGDAVAEALETHDIDAARALIPSLCGRDPESLDEAGLCRAALESIAENTSDATVGPLVWGAVAGVPGVLGYRAVNTLDAMVGYRNPRYQDFGWAAARLDDLANLLPARLAGSLLVVLGGAPRRTVEAWRRDSGAHPSPNAGVVEAGFAGALGVQLGGRTVYPHGVEVRPTLGSGPAPGPADLRAAVALSRRVQRATVLTCAAVAVARPGATAAARWLSRRIAG, translated from the coding sequence ATGCTGGTCGGTTTCGTGCTCGACGATCTGTTCGGCGATCCGGCACGCGGCCACCCGGTGGCCGGGTTCGGCCGGCTGACCGGCGCCGTGGAGCGTCGCATCTACCGGGATTCGCGGCGTGCGGGTGTGGGTCTGGTCGGGGTGATGGTGGGATCGACGGTGGTCCTGGCGGTTGCGGCGGATCGACGCGCGACGGGCATCGCCGGTGTCGCGATGACCGCCGCGTCGACGTGGATCGCCCTGGGCGGCACCTCGCTGTGCCGGGTCGGCGACGCGGTGGCGGAGGCACTGGAGACGCACGACATCGACGCCGCGCGGGCGCTCATCCCGAGCCTGTGCGGCCGGGACCCGGAGTCGCTCGACGAGGCCGGACTGTGCCGCGCCGCCCTCGAGTCGATCGCGGAGAACACGTCGGATGCGACGGTCGGGCCGCTGGTGTGGGGCGCCGTCGCCGGTGTCCCCGGCGTGCTGGGGTACCGGGCCGTGAACACGCTCGATGCGATGGTCGGCTACCGGAATCCGCGCTACCAGGACTTCGGTTGGGCGGCCGCGCGCCTGGACGACCTCGCCAACCTGCTGCCGGCGCGGCTCGCCGGTTCGTTGCTGGTGGTGCTCGGCGGCGCGCCGCGTCGGACCGTCGAGGCCTGGCGGCGGGACAGCGGCGCCCATCCGAGCCCGAATGCCGGGGTCGTCGAAGCCGGGTTCGCGGGTGCGCTGGGCGTGCAACTCGGCGGACGGACGGTCTACCCGCACGGAGTCGAGGTGCGTCCGACCCTCGGCTCCGGACCGGCGCCGGGACCGGCGGATCTCCGTGCCGCCGTGGCGCTGTCCCGACGCGTGCAGCGCGCGACGGTCCTGACCTGTGCGGCCGTCGCCGTCGCGCGTCCGGGCGCCACGGCCGCGGCGCGCTGGCTCAGCCGCCGTATCGCCGGGTGA
- a CDS encoding SURF1 family protein: MHVLRTILRPGWIALGLVVAAFAVACFTLLAPWQLGKNSDTERRNDLIRTATSIETAPLAEVAPSSAFVPSSEWRSVAVTGRYLTDRQALVRLRNIDQRPAVEVLTPFAVTGSDRVILVNRGYVRPVEGAVPDIPAPPAGEQTVDGRIRAAESVSTERGTRVENGALTVATINPGLVSAATSTPMDDFYLQLSPDQPGSLGEISLPQLDTGPYLSYGLQWLAFGVMAPLGVGYFLYSEIRARRRAAAEASAAAQPAAATPAGPDSEASSEPDATPGPAAESRAQRRQHRRDELRAAAGTTMTHQVGDIGHGRRNVDESRDVRDKLTRRYGG; encoded by the coding sequence GTGCACGTACTGCGAACGATCCTCCGGCCCGGGTGGATTGCGCTCGGTCTCGTGGTCGCGGCGTTCGCGGTGGCCTGCTTCACCCTGCTCGCACCCTGGCAGCTGGGCAAGAACTCCGACACCGAACGCCGCAACGACCTGATCCGTACCGCCACGTCGATCGAGACGGCCCCGCTGGCCGAGGTCGCGCCGTCGTCGGCCTTCGTGCCGTCCTCGGAGTGGCGGTCCGTCGCGGTGACCGGCCGTTATCTGACGGACCGGCAGGCCCTGGTCCGGCTCCGCAACATCGACCAGCGACCCGCCGTGGAGGTGCTCACCCCGTTCGCGGTCACCGGGTCGGACCGGGTGATCCTCGTCAACCGCGGGTACGTACGGCCGGTCGAGGGTGCAGTACCCGACATCCCCGCACCACCGGCGGGCGAACAGACCGTCGACGGCCGGATCCGGGCAGCCGAGAGCGTGAGTACCGAGCGCGGCACGCGCGTCGAGAACGGCGCGCTGACCGTCGCGACGATCAACCCGGGCCTGGTGTCCGCCGCGACCTCGACCCCGATGGACGACTTCTACCTGCAGCTCTCCCCTGACCAGCCGGGTTCACTCGGTGAGATCTCGCTGCCGCAGCTCGACACCGGACCGTACCTGTCCTACGGCCTGCAATGGCTGGCGTTCGGTGTGATGGCCCCCCTGGGCGTCGGCTACTTCCTGTACTCCGAGATCCGCGCCCGACGCCGGGCCGCCGCCGAGGCGTCGGCGGCGGCGCAACCGGCCGCGGCCACCCCGGCCGGACCCGACTCCGAGGCCTCGTCCGAACCGGACGCGACTCCCGGTCCGGCGGCCGAGTCGCGCGCCCAGCGGCGGCAGCACCGTCGTGACGAGCTCCGGGCGGCCGCCGGAACCACGATGACCCATCAGGTCGGCGACATCGGCCACGGCCGGCGGAACGTCGACGAGTCGCGCGACGTCCGCGACAAGCTCACCCGGCGATACGGCGGCTGA
- a CDS encoding HAD hydrolase-like protein yields MTTTPDPRHPETVLLVDLDGTVTDSFAGIENSFRHALAVVGAPDPDPRIVAGIAGPPMIDTLNALGLSPEVAEKAMRAYRERYTEVGWLENSVFDGMGELLADLAAGGRTVAIATSKNQTTARRILDHFGLADHFRFIAGASDDGTRREKADVIASALDELGIATDPQTGHVTSPVVMIGDRSHDVQGAAAFGIPAILVRWGYALGGEEQGATWAVGSVAELRDVLGV; encoded by the coding sequence GTGACGACGACGCCGGATCCCCGCCATCCCGAGACCGTCCTACTCGTCGACCTCGACGGCACGGTCACCGACAGTTTCGCAGGTATCGAGAACAGCTTTCGGCATGCTCTCGCCGTGGTCGGGGCGCCCGACCCCGACCCGCGCATCGTGGCCGGCATCGCCGGACCGCCGATGATCGACACGCTCAACGCACTGGGACTCTCGCCCGAGGTGGCCGAGAAGGCGATGCGCGCGTATCGAGAGCGGTACACCGAGGTCGGCTGGTTGGAGAACTCGGTCTTCGACGGCATGGGCGAGCTGCTCGCCGATCTGGCCGCCGGGGGACGAACCGTGGCGATCGCGACGTCGAAGAACCAGACCACCGCCCGCCGGATTCTCGACCATTTCGGTCTCGCCGATCACTTCCGCTTCATCGCCGGGGCGAGCGACGACGGCACCCGCCGCGAGAAGGCCGATGTGATCGCCTCCGCGCTCGACGAGCTCGGGATCGCCACCGACCCGCAGACCGGGCACGTCACCAGTCCGGTCGTGATGATCGGCGACCGCAGCCACGATGTGCAGGGCGCAGCGGCCTTCGGCATCCCGGCGATCCTCGTGCGTTGGGGTTACGCTCTGGGCGGGGAGGAACAGGGCGCGACCTGGGCGGTCGGGTCCGTGGCCGAACTGCGCGACGTGCTGGGTGTGTGA
- a CDS encoding protein kinase domain-containing protein, protein MSDPSSRAGTTLGPYRIDRLLGRGGMGEVYEAYDTVRERRVALKLLPPHLVHDKDFRERFERESKTAAKLSDPHVIPIHDWGEKDGVLFIDMRLVDGQDLRKLLADGPLPAARAVAILGQVASALDAAHRGGLVHRDIKPDNILVDADDFAYLVDFGIAQGTADSRLTQIGTALGTLAYMAPERFGDDPAGPSSDNYALACVLYECVTGQTPYPAKTDQGLMTAHITKEPPTMGGPLDPVIARGLAKDPAHRYPTARELLRAASTALTDPPPSSAPPTVTPRIVTPPPMAPPPTAPPTYAPGGSGSDAFGKPGGPVPSDRTIISPGTPPAGQPGARGFASPPEHSGPQRHSSHSGPPQHSGPRQHSGSQRFSGPQQYSGPQQFSGPQQNSGPQQFSGPTQWGGAPTPAPRKSNTGRNVAIAVGVGLVVIALAVTGIVVVLSGSGGDDSPTPSTSTSAIPAGTVTCDYPQRTAVGGITEPAPAASQPNTGTVEAQIPIAGQGTIDLTLDRAEAPCNVGAMVSLIKSGFYDNSKCHRASRQYLICGSSGGREGTNPGWTSPDELPENLPSAGTDDGVPQVTYPRGTVGILDLPDDEGATGSTTFFLLADDTRLPLTYSIAGTIDPSGLAVLDKVLAGGFTPTRPGAASGPPNQNLLIQKATVSE, encoded by the coding sequence GTGAGCGATCCATCGTCGCGTGCGGGTACGACGCTGGGCCCGTACCGCATCGACAGACTTCTGGGTCGTGGCGGCATGGGTGAGGTGTACGAGGCCTACGACACCGTGCGCGAACGCCGGGTCGCGTTGAAACTCCTGCCCCCACATCTCGTACACGACAAGGACTTCCGCGAGCGATTCGAGCGTGAGTCGAAGACCGCGGCGAAGCTCTCCGACCCGCACGTCATCCCGATCCACGACTGGGGCGAGAAGGACGGCGTGCTGTTCATCGACATGCGGCTCGTCGACGGGCAGGACCTGCGCAAGCTCCTCGCCGATGGCCCGCTGCCGGCCGCCCGGGCCGTGGCGATCCTCGGCCAGGTCGCGTCCGCACTCGACGCCGCGCACCGTGGCGGCCTGGTGCATCGCGACATCAAGCCGGACAACATCCTCGTCGACGCCGACGACTTCGCCTACCTCGTCGACTTCGGGATCGCCCAGGGCACCGCGGACAGCCGGCTCACCCAGATCGGAACCGCCCTCGGGACGCTCGCGTACATGGCGCCGGAGCGCTTCGGCGACGACCCAGCCGGGCCCAGCTCGGACAACTACGCACTCGCCTGCGTGCTCTACGAATGCGTCACGGGTCAGACGCCGTACCCGGCGAAGACCGACCAGGGTCTGATGACCGCGCACATCACGAAGGAGCCACCGACCATGGGTGGCCCGCTCGACCCGGTGATCGCACGCGGACTCGCCAAGGATCCGGCACACCGCTATCCGACGGCCCGAGAACTGCTCCGCGCGGCGTCGACCGCGCTCACCGACCCTCCCCCGTCGTCGGCGCCGCCGACGGTGACACCCCGCATCGTGACACCACCCCCGATGGCCCCACCCCCGACGGCCCCACCCACGTACGCACCGGGCGGGAGCGGCTCGGACGCGTTCGGAAAGCCCGGCGGACCGGTTCCGTCGGATCGCACCATCATCTCGCCCGGCACGCCCCCGGCCGGCCAGCCCGGCGCGCGCGGGTTCGCTTCTCCCCCTGAGCATTCCGGCCCGCAGAGACACTCGTCGCACTCGGGTCCCCCGCAGCATTCGGGCCCTCGGCAGCACTCCGGTTCCCAGCGGTTCTCGGGTCCCCAGCAGTACTCCGGTCCCCAGCAGTTCTCGGGTCCCCAGCAAAACTCCGGTCCCCAGCAGTTCTCCGGCCCGACCCAGTGGGGCGGCGCACCGACGCCTGCGCCGCGGAAGTCGAACACCGGGCGGAACGTCGCCATCGCGGTGGGAGTCGGGCTGGTGGTCATCGCGCTGGCGGTGACCGGCATCGTGGTCGTCCTGTCGGGCTCCGGCGGCGACGATTCCCCCACGCCGAGCACGTCGACGAGTGCGATCCCGGCGGGCACCGTGACGTGCGACTACCCTCAGCGCACAGCAGTCGGCGGCATCACCGAGCCCGCACCGGCCGCGAGCCAGCCGAACACCGGAACGGTGGAGGCGCAGATCCCGATCGCGGGCCAGGGCACGATCGATCTGACGCTCGACCGCGCGGAGGCGCCCTGCAACGTCGGGGCGATGGTGTCGCTGATCAAGTCCGGCTTCTACGACAACAGCAAGTGTCACCGCGCGTCGCGGCAGTACCTCATCTGCGGTTCGTCGGGTGGCCGGGAGGGCACCAATCCGGGCTGGACCAGCCCGGACGAGCTCCCCGAGAACCTGCCGTCGGCGGGCACCGACGACGGGGTACCGCAGGTCACCTATCCCCGCGGCACCGTCGGCATCCTCGACCTGCCCGACGACGAGGGCGCGACCGGATCGACCACGTTCTTCCTGCTCGCCGACGACACCCGACTCCCGCTGACCTACTCGATCGCCGGCACCATCGACCCATCCGGACTGGCCGTCCTCGACAAGGTCCTGGCCGGCGGGTTCACCCCGACCCGCCCCGGGGCGGCGTCGGGTCCGCCGAATCAGAACCTGCTGATCCAGAAGGCCACCGTCAGCGAGTAG
- a CDS encoding zinc ribbon domain-containing protein has translation MKVDAAVQRLLLDLADSDAEINRLVHRRKTLPEDAEIAEHNSAIDAARDDLVRAEIAAEDLGREYRRIDSEVTGMANREAKDSALLTAGGLAPKALSELQHELAGLGRRRAVLEDEMLSLMEQQEAVESERTRAAATISHLEEKVAEAQVRRDKSLATIDEDLSRARERRESVEAEIDAPLLAVYDKQRAGGRIGAGLLRARRCGACRMELDRGTIATISAAQSDEVIRCEECGAVLVRTAESGI, from the coding sequence ATGAAAGTCGACGCCGCCGTGCAGCGACTGCTGCTCGATCTCGCGGACTCCGATGCCGAGATCAACCGTCTCGTCCATCGCCGCAAGACCCTGCCGGAGGACGCCGAGATCGCCGAACACAACTCCGCGATCGATGCTGCGCGTGACGATCTGGTGCGCGCGGAGATCGCCGCGGAGGACCTGGGTCGCGAGTACCGTCGGATCGACTCCGAGGTGACCGGTATGGCCAACCGCGAGGCCAAGGACTCGGCCCTGCTGACCGCCGGTGGTCTGGCGCCGAAGGCGTTGTCGGAGTTGCAACATGAGCTGGCCGGGTTGGGTCGTCGGCGCGCCGTGCTCGAGGACGAGATGCTGTCGTTGATGGAGCAGCAGGAGGCCGTCGAATCCGAACGCACCCGTGCCGCGGCAACCATCAGCCACCTCGAGGAGAAGGTCGCCGAGGCGCAGGTCCGGCGGGACAAGTCGCTGGCGACCATCGACGAGGACCTGTCGCGTGCGCGAGAGCGCCGGGAGTCCGTGGAGGCCGAGATCGATGCGCCGCTGCTCGCGGTGTACGACAAGCAGCGGGCCGGCGGACGTATCGGTGCCGGCCTGCTGCGCGCCCGCCGCTGCGGAGCATGCCGGATGGAACTCGACCGCGGGACGATCGCAACCATCAGTGCGGCGCAGTCCGACGAGGTGATCCGATGCGAGGAGTGCGGTGCAGTCCTCGTGCGTACCGCCGAATCCGGGATCTAG
- a CDS encoding low molecular weight protein-tyrosine-phosphatase: MADELHICFVCTGNICRSPMAQNIFRTALDDAGLGGKVRVSSCGTSGYHVGEPADNRARTELVAHGYSDAHVAALLGPEHFDADLLLAMDEGHVRELERKRLGDRTRLLRSFDPAAPADDLDLADPYYGTPDDFVLTREQIEGSMPGLIDWVRAELGVS, encoded by the coding sequence GTGGCTGACGAACTTCACATCTGCTTCGTGTGTACGGGCAACATCTGCCGGTCACCGATGGCGCAGAACATCTTCCGGACCGCACTCGACGACGCCGGCCTCGGCGGCAAGGTGCGGGTGTCGAGCTGCGGGACGAGCGGCTACCACGTCGGCGAACCGGCGGACAATCGCGCGCGGACCGAACTGGTTGCGCACGGTTACTCCGACGCCCACGTCGCCGCTCTGCTCGGACCCGAGCACTTCGACGCCGACCTCCTGCTCGCGATGGACGAGGGCCACGTCCGCGAACTCGAACGCAAGCGTCTCGGCGACCGCACGCGGCTGCTGCGCTCGTTCGATCCCGCGGCCCCGGCCGACGATCTCGACCTCGCCGACCCGTACTACGGCACCCCCGACGACTTCGTACTGACGCGCGAGCAGATCGAGGGCTCGATGCCGGGGCTCATCGACTGGGTACGAGCCGAGCTCGGGGTGTCCTGA
- a CDS encoding zinc-binding metallopeptidase family protein has protein sequence MRDFLCLKCGQRLSFENSLCLNCRSPLGFWLKTRSIHVLDDKARAEVDGVLLERCANTKVAQCNWLVKWSGKPTMCESCRLTRTRPGDDDTEALVIFGQTETAKRRLILELDELKLPIETREENPQSGLAFDLLSSAQQSVITGHANGVITLDLAEGDDVHREQMRVELAEPYRTVLGHFRHEIGHYYQLVLITDDRRPGFEELFGDPDEDYQAALDRHYSEGAPEGWQQDFVSSYATMHPAEDFAETFAHYLHIRDTLDTAAAFAMAPAGSTFEGVPPGDVGFDRILGEWLPLTWALNQINRSMGHPDLYPFVLPEKVLTKIRFVHNLVAPAA, from the coding sequence ATGCGAGACTTCCTCTGCTTGAAGTGCGGTCAGCGTCTCTCCTTCGAAAACAGTCTGTGCCTCAACTGCCGGAGCCCGCTCGGCTTCTGGCTGAAGACCCGGTCGATCCATGTCCTCGACGACAAGGCGCGCGCGGAGGTCGACGGCGTGCTGCTCGAACGTTGCGCCAACACCAAAGTCGCGCAATGCAACTGGCTGGTGAAGTGGAGTGGCAAGCCGACGATGTGCGAGTCGTGTCGGCTCACTCGCACCCGGCCCGGCGACGATGACACCGAGGCGTTGGTCATCTTCGGACAGACCGAGACCGCCAAGCGGCGCCTCATCCTGGAACTCGACGAACTCAAGCTGCCGATCGAGACGCGGGAGGAGAATCCGCAGTCCGGTCTCGCCTTCGACCTACTTTCCAGCGCGCAGCAGTCGGTCATCACCGGTCATGCGAACGGGGTCATCACGCTCGACCTGGCCGAGGGGGACGACGTTCACCGCGAACAGATGCGCGTCGAGCTCGCCGAGCCGTATCGGACCGTCCTCGGCCACTTCCGACACGAGATCGGGCACTACTACCAGCTCGTCCTCATCACCGACGATCGACGCCCGGGCTTCGAGGAATTGTTCGGCGATCCCGACGAGGACTACCAGGCAGCACTGGACCGCCACTACAGCGAGGGCGCGCCGGAGGGCTGGCAGCAGGACTTCGTGTCGTCGTACGCGACGATGCATCCGGCCGAGGATTTCGCCGAGACATTTGCGCACTACCTGCACATTCGCGACACCCTCGACACCGCGGCGGCGTTCGCGATGGCGCCCGCCGGCTCGACCTTCGAAGGGGTCCCGCCCGGTGATGTCGGCTTCGATCGAATCCTCGGCGAGTGGTTACCGCTGACCTGGGCGCTCAACCAGATCAACCGGTCGATGGGGCACCCCGACCTCTATCCGTTCGTGCTGCCCGAGAAGGTCCTGACCAAGATCCGCTTCGTGCACAACCTCGTGGCCCCGGCGGCCTGA
- the cobC gene encoding Rv2231c family pyridoxal phosphate-dependent protein CobC, which translates to MTAGYDALDVETGPSRPSVSPARARTGTGITETQPPRADLTDPERHGDQDAVPGLVDFAVNVRGTPPAFVLDAIRAGLDDLARYPTGAQERRAVDAIAAAHDRRPEEVLLLSGAADGFEMLPRLGARHAALIQPSFTEPEIVLRAAGIPITHVTLRAPWNLAAPAGVETTATVPDDADLVILGNPTNPTSVLHPVEAIAALRRPGRILVVDEAFADLTLGADGSPEPQSLASADWHDLLVIRSVTKTFGLAGLRAGYLLGPADLLDRLRAGRRPWAVSTPALAALTACVEEQGQRYCAETAHLVAAERADMVDELTRVGLRVAAAPAAPFVLVEMPDATEVKQRLVRHGFAVRSCANFVGLGDSHLRLAVRGLPQVRALTRAIELVREEIGRDVGDPF; encoded by the coding sequence ATGACAGCTGGGTACGACGCGCTCGATGTCGAGACCGGGCCCTCGCGTCCGTCCGTGTCTCCTGCGCGGGCCCGCACCGGCACGGGGATCACCGAGACGCAGCCGCCGCGCGCCGATCTCACCGACCCGGAACGCCATGGCGACCAGGACGCCGTCCCAGGGCTCGTCGACTTCGCGGTCAACGTCCGCGGCACGCCGCCCGCATTCGTGCTCGACGCGATCCGGGCGGGACTCGACGATCTCGCGCGGTATCCGACCGGAGCGCAGGAGCGACGCGCCGTCGACGCCATCGCCGCGGCACACGATCGTCGCCCCGAGGAGGTGCTGCTGCTCTCCGGCGCCGCCGATGGATTCGAGATGCTCCCACGACTGGGTGCCCGGCATGCGGCCCTGATCCAGCCGTCGTTCACCGAACCCGAGATCGTGCTCCGGGCCGCCGGCATCCCGATCACCCACGTCACGCTGAGGGCGCCCTGGAACCTGGCCGCGCCGGCCGGCGTCGAGACCACCGCCACGGTGCCGGACGATGCCGACCTCGTCATCCTGGGCAACCCCACCAATCCGACCTCGGTGCTGCACCCGGTCGAGGCCATCGCCGCGCTGCGCCGGCCGGGGCGGATTCTCGTGGTCGACGAGGCCTTCGCCGACCTCACCCTCGGCGCCGACGGATCGCCCGAACCGCAGTCACTCGCCTCCGCCGACTGGCATGACCTCCTCGTGATCCGCAGTGTGACAAAGACGTTCGGTCTCGCAGGCCTGCGTGCGGGGTACCTGCTCGGACCGGCGGACCTGCTCGACCGGTTGCGGGCGGGGCGTCGGCCGTGGGCGGTGTCGACCCCCGCCCTCGCAGCGCTGACCGCCTGCGTCGAGGAGCAGGGGCAGCGCTACTGCGCCGAGACCGCGCACCTGGTCGCCGCGGAGCGTGCCGACATGGTCGACGAACTCACGCGCGTCGGACTCCGGGTGGCGGCCGCTCCCGCCGCGCCCTTCGTCCTGGTCGAGATGCCCGACGCCACCGAGGTGAAACAGCGTCTGGTCCGCCACGGTTTCGCGGTGCGGAGCTGCGCGAACTTCGTCGGCCTCGGCGACTCGCACCTTCGTCTCGCCGTCCGTGGACTTCCGCAGGTTCGGGCGCTCACGCGCGCGATCGAGTTGGTACGAGAGGAGATCGGCCGTGACGTCGGAGACCCGTTCTGA